One Scomber japonicus isolate fScoJap1 chromosome 1, fScoJap1.pri, whole genome shotgun sequence DNA window includes the following coding sequences:
- the fadd gene encoding protein FADD, whose translation MSLFNSILLDISNRLSKQQLDMMKFLCGEVIKKRDMESIDTGFKLFQILTERQKLTEYDTEFLSKLLKDIDRADLLEKLNNFESQPESEQPAKEERDKLDIATQVIADHLGKNWRKLGRKLGLTDPKLDSIYQKHPTDLEETALELLKWWRKSRKAEARVEDLIKALRECQLNLTADKVEDKLANR comes from the exons ATGAGCTTGTTTAACTCTATCTTACTGGACATTTCCAACCGGCTGTCCAAGCAGCAGCTGGACATGATGAAGTTTCTGTGTGGCGAGGTTATCAAGAAAAGGGACATGGAAAGTATCGACACCGGCTTCAAACTGTTTCAAATCCTGACGGAGAGACAGAAGCTGACAGAGTACGACACGGAGTTTCTTTCCAAACTCCTCAAAGATATTGATCGGGCGGATCTGTTGGAGAAATTAAACAACTTTGAGAGTCAGCCAGAGTCTGAACAGCCGGCCAAAGAAGAGAGAG ACAAGCTGGACATCGCCACACAGGTGATTGCAGATCATCTCGGGAAGAATTGGCGTAAACTGGGGCGCAAACTGGGTTTGACAGACCCAAAGCTGGACTCTATCTACCAAAAGCATCCGACAGACCTGGAGGAGACAGCACTGGAGCTTTTGAAGTGGTGGAGGAAGAGTCGAAAAGCTGAGGCCCGGGTAGAGGATCTGATTAAAGCCCTGAGAGAGTGTCAGTTGAACCTCACTGCTGATAAAGTGGAGGATAAGCTTGCAAATCGTTGA